Within Trichoderma atroviride chromosome 2, complete sequence, the genomic segment AAAAGGCCAGCCAGCTGGTGTCGGTCAAGGTCATCAGCATCGAGGAGGGCGACGGCATCCAGCCGGGCGCGGCCGACACGCTGggcgacatcatcaaggagGTCAACacgctgaagctgctgagcAACACGGGCGCGCGCAACGTCAACGCCGTGCTGGACACGCACCTGGTCGGCCAGTCGGTGTGGATGGTGACCGAGTActgcgccggcggcagcgtcGCGTCGCTGATGCGGCCCACGAGCGGCCTGGCCGAGCGCTGGATCGTGCCCATCCTGCGCGAGGTGGCCGAGGCGCTGTTCTGGGTGCACAAGCAGGGCATCATCCACCGCGACATCAAGTGCGCCAATGTGCTCATCACCGAGGCCGGCGGCGTGCAGCTGTGTGACTTTGGCGTCGCCGGCATCATGGAGACCAAGTTCGACAAGCGCAGCACCATCACCGGCACGCTGCACTGGATGGCCCCCGAGCTCTTCGACCCCCACGTCGCCTACGGCATCGAGGTCGACATCTGGGCCTTTGGGTCCATGGCCTACGAGATCGCCAACGGCCTGCCGCCAAACGCCACCGCCCGCATCAACATCCAGCAGTTTGGCGCCTACCTGAAGCAGCACCGGCCCCGTCTTCAGGGCGACCGCTTCTCCGAAAACCTCAAGAACCTCATCGCCTTTTGTCTGGTCGAGGATCCCAAGCGCCGGCCGCCCATTGAGGAAGTCCAACGACACCCGTACATCCTCAACACGCAGGACAGATATCCAACCGTCTCCCTGTCGAGGCTGGTGGCCGACTACAAGTACTGGGAATCTCAGGGAGGGAGCAGGCAGTCGCTGTTCTCGGCTGGTGGCGCCCAGGGACCTCGAATGGATCCGTCGCCCGTCCGTCAAAGCGGATGGGACTTTGGCAATTTCGACGAGGTGGACGAGCTCATGTTCCAAAACACTGCGAAACCGCGCGTCCCTACTCCCGACTACTACCCCAGCGTTGCTTCTAGCCCCGAACCTGAACGTACGGCACGGCCAATGCAGCGTGGCCGTCGCAGGCGACCACCCCCGACCAtgaaggagctcaaggctcCTCTGGAGAAAGTCTTTGACCCTTACACCATCACAAACTATGGAGAGAACTCGAGGGCCTGGTATGGCAGGATACCCATGCCGCCTCCAACCTCGGCACCGCCAACACAGAGGAAGCCAAAGCCCCCTACTTCGAATCCCACTTCGAACCCCAACCCCAACCGGAGTATCAGCCCGAATCCCAACTCGGAaccgccagcaccagctcgCGAATCGTTGATTGATCTGGATCTTGCAATGGATGACATGGACACTCCCTTTTTGCCTAGCCTTGACGAGGAGACTATCAAGCCGGCTGCGCGGCCCATCTCAATCGATCTGAGCGGATCCGCTGATGAGCGACGAAAGACTCAGGATTGGAACTTCCCAGCCAAGCGCGCCACTCAAGAATGGTCATTCTCTACGGCAGACAAACGAGATACGCAGGAGTGGACGTTTCCTTCGAACAAGCGTGAGACGACGGAATGGAAATTTCCGACTACCGAAAAACGAAGTACCCAGGAGTGGAGTTTTACtacagaggagaagagaaacacTCAAGAGTGGTCATTTCCAACGAGTAAACGCGACACTACGGAGTGGACTTTCCCTGCCATGACGCCCACGACGGCTACCTCTACCCCTAATCCAGATATGTTTAGCGATAATGAGGACTATCCAACTATAGTTCATCAAGACGACGATATGAGCTCCTCGGCCAATCGTGTATCGGCCATGAGTCTCATTGATCTTGACGCTTCTCTGGCGGACGACATGAGCTATAGTGGCCCCGACTCGTTCGTGCCAAGCTCTCACAATCGATCATCGGGTTCGGTCCACGGATCGCTGGCGTTCGATCTGGAGCTCGAAGCGGACACTGCAGACGCAGACACTAATACGAGAGAACCCTCGCTATACATTGATGACGATATGGAGTCAGTTCCTTCACTCACGCGCCAGCCGAGCGATCTGCAGAGCACTCCCACCACCCCTGACGAGAGATCAAATCTTGCATGGGAGCCGTCTGGCCTAGGAATCATGACGAGTGCTCGAAACTCCCTCATGAGCTCCATGCCACCCCTCCCTGCTGCTCCGTCACCAAATGTCCTGCAGGGGCTGGGCTCCCAGGAGGATTTGAAGAATGAACTACATCTCATGATATCGAGTATGAGGGAACACCTGCTATACGCAAACGATTGGTTAAAAACATTTGATACCCCCAcagcagaaagagaagaaggagaatacgacgaagaagaggaagaagcggaagCGGAAGTGGAAACATAATCTGCGCTGCATTGCGTTGCATTGCATTCTGcgcttatttttattttattttttatccCGTGATGCGATTTTACCCGCCATATTATCGCCAAAGAGCAACAGTCCCCCTATGCATatacccccttttttttttgcgtacTGGTTggaaagaacaaagagagaaaagaagggaaaggtaggagaagaaaagaaacattaTGCCCGTACTTGTAATATTCCCAGTTTCTCGTTTTCTGACGAAGCgatcttttttattttttttttctacgaCATACATGAAGTAAAAGGAGGAACCTGCTTattctgattttttttattttttttcaattctttttcttctcaaagagCATGCgatgctttctttctttcttttctttttcaccttctttttatatcttttttttactgctTCCtgatttttctcttttgctctcttttttcttttcttcttaatgAATTCTGAAGCAACATCTATTAGCATCGGCATTATGATTGTTTACCACTTTTCTTCTACAactgttgttttttttttttagcatgTTGACAAAACtaaatgtttttttttattctcacTTTTGATTGTATTTTatcacttttttcttttttgaatAGAGACAAGAGCGTACGCATTAGTCGGTATAAGAGCGTTGGCTGCTGGGGTCTGTTTTCATGTTTGGGGCACTTCTTTACATGCATCCACGGCACTGGATCTATTAGCATTACTGGAGCATGAGTCGATTTGAGATTGGCTTGATACTAGATACCTAGATTGACTAAAAACAAAGGCATTTGCCACTGATTAATGCATCCATGGTGATGCCAGCATCTCCAATCATCCATTCACAACATCCATTACTTATAGAGCATTATCCTGTCATCACCAGTCACAAAATTGGAGCAGCaacaggaaagaaaaagggagaatAAAAAAGACTCAGCACCAGATAAGCAATGGAAATTTGAATTTCACaaccaaaacaaaaaaaaagtttcgcctaaaaaaaaagagtatgCTGAGTCTCATAAAATAACTCTTCATGGCCCAACGCCTCTTCCCCTCCTGCCTTCTCAGTAATCGTGTCATCACCGGGAGCCACTACATATAGATTGTGACCTCATATCCTCCCCACCGCTGCGTCCTTTCTTCCCACGGCATACACACTCCTCGTTTCTCTTTTAAACGTATTGAGACAGCCATCTGATACCGTCACCGTAGCCCTGTCGCATCACCACAGAGCACATGAACAGCTCGATCGGTCGGATGCCCTCTAGCTGCATCTTGCCCTTTCCGGTCGTCTGGTACAGGCCCAGCTGGTGTCTCAGCTCATCCTCAGAAACGGCATCGGGGTGGTCGATCTTGTTGCCAAGGATGACAAAGGGGACCTTGGAAAGCTCCTCCATGGACAGGAGGGCATCgagctcggccttggcctcggggAATCGCTCGTGATCCTTGGCgtcgacgaggaagacgacacCGTTGACGTCGGGGAAGTAATCTCTCCAGATACGACGGGCTAGAAGTGGTGGAGGTATGGTAAGCATATAGACATTTTTACACTGCGTAGAGCTAAAGATTTGGAGAAAGGAGGAAGGATTGTAGATTTGATAAACATACCCTGTTGGTGACCACCCAGATCGAAGGTGTTGAATCGAACGTTGCCAATGGCAAGCTCCTCAGAAGCTAAATAATCAGTCAGAAAAGAGActttgagaaaaaaaaaagaggggaggAAGTAGGGAAATAAAGTCGTCGGTTTATATTCTGCGGTGGTAATGGGCGGCAGACTTACTAGGGTGAAGAGTAGGTTGCAGGATAGCAACTCGGTCGTTCTATAGCAATTCCATCATGTTAGATCATCATCATTCCCAGAGCCTTCATCCATGTCCTGCATCGTGGAGATCGATCGCATGCGCAACAGCCCATCCactgtaaaaaaaaaaaaaaaaaagaaaactgTAGTGATCGTCTGTTCATATCCATCCCTCCTGTCTCAGGCGCCCCCCCTTGTCTTTCTTATCGGCGACGTACCTTCAGCATGTGAAGCAACGTGGTCTTTCCGGCATTGTCGAGGCCCAGGAAGAGCAGCTTGGCGTGCTTGTTGAGCAGGCCCAGGGAGGACAGCACATCGTAGACTAAAgttcaaaaaaaaataagggCAAAGAAGTCAGTTCTCTATGTTTGCCATCGCTGTAAATGCAATCGCGCATGTGTTGCGGACAAAAAAGTGGCGGTTTGTCCAGAGCGATTAGACTGCGCTGACGGAGGGGGGGGGAAATGGAATAGAACAGAATGAATACATACACCAGTTAACAATCCACATGTTGGGCGATTGGTATCTTTTATTTCCTAATTCACAATTTGAAGTGCCagatgaaaaaaaggaagagtgaaaaaagaaaagcaaaagggtataagaagaaaaaggaagagagatgcGATGGGCTGCCCGGCTGAAGTTCGCAGAGCAGAAGGGAAAGTTGTTGTGACGATGTTCGATGCGAGCTAGATCGGGTCCGGGAAAGGACAATCAACCGATGCTGCTTTACCGCCTTGTGATTTTGGGCGGGCCATCGAGACACGTGACATGCCTTGTTGCTCAGGCACCAAAAAAGAGGTACATGGCGGAAATTATGTGGCGAAAGTGCGCAGTTGACAATGGGAAAAGTCTAAGTTACGGGTAAGTTACCTGCAGTTATTTGTTTGTCATTGATCAGCTGCCATGACGAAAACAAAGGCCAAATatgaggaaaaagagagcatcGTGATTGTCATGGCGTgacttgaagatgttgtcaTGTGATATCGCCGAAAGATGGACATGGCAAAAAGTTGGCCGCACTACGAAGATGGACAGTAtctaggtaggtacctatctAGTAGAGACAGCAGGATTACGTGGCTTCAAAGCACTTCCAAGCTGCTCTTCAGAGCAAGCAATTTCTCCGCACAAGACAAGTCACGCTTAAAATGTATAGAGCAAATAAAGTTTAGGTCTTGAATCTCGCTTCAGTATTACTATCTAGTAATATCAACCGACAGCCTCTCACACAGAGAAACGTCTTGCCGACCAACGCCAACTGAGAGGTCCGCATTCCCCAATGCGGCCTCCTGGGTGTATCCTAAAAGCAGACAGATAtaaaaaaggacaaaaagcCTCCCCAGGTATGGGTATCCCACTGTAGCCACAGATGATGTGTACTGTTTTTCATTATATACAGGAGTCTCTCTATCCATCCAGAGCCATCTCCGAAAGATGAAAGATCACGCAATTATATGAAATAGAATTGTGTCATGAAATcgtgagaagaaaaaaattaaaggaaataataaagtGAAAGTAGGAAAGGTTATGAAAACACCTTGGGTATATAGGAC encodes:
- a CDS encoding uncharacterized protein (EggNog:ENOG41), whose translation is MHYPPLKAGSLPNGNGFTSAPSISATKHKAIEDARAAQALVLRECAAAEREAPPYQLLELIGKGSFGRVYKARSTLKQKASQLVSVKVISIEEGDGIQPGAADTLGDIIKEVNTLKLLSNTGARNVNAVLDTHLVGQSVWMVTEYCAGGSVASLMRPTSGLAERWIVPILREVAEALFWVHKQGIIHRDIKCANVLITEAGGVQLCDFGVAGIMETKFDKRSTITGTLHWMAPELFDPHVAYGIEVDIWAFGSMAYEIANGLPPNATARINIQQFGAYLKQHRPRLQGDRFSENLKNLIAFCLVEDPKRRPPIEEVQRHPYILNTQDRYPTVSLSRLVADYKYWESQGGSRQSLFSAGGAQGPRMDPSPVRQSGWDFGNFDEVDELMFQNTAKPRVPTPDYYPSVASSPEPERTARPMQRGRRRRPPPTMKELKAPLEKVFDPYTITNYGENSRAWYGRIPMPPPTSAPPTQRKPKPPTSNPTSNPNPNRSISPNPNSEPPAPARESLIDLDLAMDDMDTPFLPSLDEETIKPAARPISIDLSGSADERRKTQDWNFPAKRATQEWSFSTADKRDTQEWTFPSNKRETTEWKFPTTEKRSTQEWSFTTEEKRNTQEWSFPTSKRDTTEWTFPAMTPTTATSTPNPDMFSDNEDYPTIVHQDDDMSSSANRVSAMSLIDLDASLADDMSYSGPDSFVPSSHNRSSGSVHGSLAFDLELEADTADADTNTREPSLYIDDDMESVPSLTRQPSDLQSTPTTPDERSNLAWEPSGLGIMTSARNSLMSSMPPLPAAPSPNVLQGLGSQEDLKNELHLMISSMREHLLYANDWLKTFDTPTAEREEGEYDEEEEEAEAEVET